Proteins co-encoded in one Chrysemys picta bellii isolate R12L10 chromosome 13, ASM1138683v2, whole genome shotgun sequence genomic window:
- the PCK2 gene encoding phosphoenolpyruvate carboxykinase [GTP], mitochondrial, with amino-acid sequence MMPAPYTRLLGQGARFLRCWWGAPVRSAHALRVPSGDLGRLPGRLRAFVEHGVRLCQPENVHVCDGSEAENEAILGLLEDEGVIKQLDKYENCWLARTDPKDVARVESKTVIVTENQRDTVPIPAGGAKGQLGNWMGPKAFQEAVDGRFPGCMKGRTMYIIPYSMGPIGSPLSKIGVQLTDSPYVVASMRIMTRMGAPVLRALGEGEFVKCLHSVGRPLPLEEDLVNNWPCNPEKTLIAHVPDRREIVSFGSGYGGNSLLGKKCFALRIASRIAKDEGWLAEHMLILGITNPEGRKKYVAAAFPSACGKTNLAMMNPTLAGWRVECVGDDIAWMKFDSEGRLRAINPENGFFGVAPGTSMKTNPNAMHTIQRNTLFTNVGETSEGGVYWEGIDQVLPPGTSVTSWLGRPWAPGAKEPCAHPNSRFCAPARQCPIMDPAWESPEGVPIDAIIFGGRRPQGVPLVYEAFNWRHGVFVGSAMRSESTAAAEHKGKVIMHDPFAMRPFFGYNFGRYLEHWLGMEERRGVRLPKIFHVNWFRKDAAGNFLWPGFGENSRVLDWIFRRVEGEESARETPIGYVPREGALDLQGLAKVDFQELFSLPKAFWEQEALEVRKYLTEQVNDDLPREVMRELEGLESRVKKM; translated from the exons ATGATGCCCGCGCCGTACACCCGACTCCTGGG GCAGGGTGCCCGCTTCCTGCGGTGCTGGTGGGGGGCGCCGGTCCGGTCGGCCCATGCCCTGCGAGTGCCGAGCGGGGACCTGGGCCGGCTCCCAGGCCGGCTGCGGGCGTTCGTGGAGCACGGGGTGCGGCTGTGCCAGCCCGAAAACGTTCACGTCTGTGACGGCTCTGAGGCTGAGAACGAGGCCATCCTGGGGCTGCTGGAGGATGAGGGCGTCATCAAACAGCTGGACAAATATGAGAACTG CTGGCTGGCCCGGACGGACCCCAAGGACGTGGCGCGGGTGGAGAGCAAGACAGTGATCGTGACGGAGAACCAGCGAGACACGGTGCCCATCCCCGCTGGGGGCGCCAAGGGGCAGCTGGGCAACTGGATGGGCCCCAAAGCCTTCCAGGAGGCCGTGGACGGCCGGTTCCCCGGCTGCATGAAAG GCCGCACCATGTACATCATCCCCTACAGCATGGGCCCCATTGGCTCCCCACTCTCAAAGATCGGGGTGCAGCTGACGGACTCCCCCTATGTGGTGGCCAGCATGCGGATCATGACCCGGATGGGGGCCCCCGTCCTCCGTGCCCTAGGCGAGGGGGAGTTTGTCAAGTGCCTCCACTCTGTGGGgcgccccctgcccctggaaG AGGACCTGGTGAACAACTGGCCCTGCAACCCCGAGAAGACCCTGATCGCCCACGTCCCCGACAGGCGGGAGATCGTCTCCTTCGGCAGCGGCTATGGTGGGAACTCGCTGCTGGGGAAGAAATGCTTCGCCCTGCGCATTGCTTCCCGCATCGCCAAGGACGAGGGGTGGCTGGCCGAACACATGCTG ATCCTGGGCATCACCAACCCCGAGGGGCGGAAGAAGTACGTGGCAGCTGCATTCCCCAGCGCCTGCGGGAAAACCAACCTGGCCATGATGAACCCCACGCTGGCGGGCTGGCGGGTGGAGTGCGTCGGGGACGATATCGCCTGGATGAAGTTTGACAGCGAGG gccggCTGCGGGCGATCAACCCCGAGAACGGGTTCTTCGGAGTGGCACCGGGCACCTCCATGAAGACCAACCCCAACGCCATGCACACGATACAGCGTAACACCCTCTTCACCAACGTGGGCGAGACCAGCGAGGGGGGTGTCTACTGGGAGGGCATCGACCAGGTCCTGCCCCCCGGCACCTCCGTCACCAGCTGGCTGGGGCGGCCCTGGGCACCGG GTGCCAAGGAGCCGTGCGCCCATCCCAACTCCCGGTTCTGCGCCCCGGCCCGCCAGTGCCCCATCATGGACCCGGCCTGGGAGTCCCCCGAGGGCGTCCCCATTGACGCCATCATCTTCGGCGGGAGGAGACCCCAAG gggtGCCCCTGGTCTACGAAGCCTTCAACTGGCGGCACGGCGTCTTCGTGGGCAGCGCCATGAGGTCCGAGTCCACCGCCGCTGCCGAACACAAAG GCAAGGTGATCATGCACGACCCCTTCGCCATGCGCCCCTTCTTCGGGTACAATTTTGGGCGCTACTTGGAGCACTGGCTGGGCATGGAGGAGCGGCGCGGGGTCCGTCTGCCCAAGATCTTCCACGTCAACTGGTTCCGCAAGGACGCGGCCGGCAACTTCCTGTGGCCAGGCTTCGGGGAGAACTCGCGGGTGCTGGACTGGATCTTCCGGCgggtggaaggggaggagagCGCGCGGGAGACGCCCATCGGCTATGTGCCCCGGGAAGGGGCCCTTGACCTCCAGGGCTTGGCCAAGGTGGACTTCCAAGAGCTCTTTTCCCTGCCCAAGGCCTTCTGGgagcaggaggcgctggaggtGCGCAAGTACCTGACCGAGCAGGTCAACGACGACCTACCCCGGGAGGTGATGAGGGAACTCGAGGGGCTGGAGAGCCGGGTGAAGAAGAtgtga